One region of Deltaproteobacteria bacterium genomic DNA includes:
- a CDS encoding Wzt carbohydrate-binding domain-containing protein — translation IQTQGDPRQVIDAYRQEVARRDDARFKEEETAACNGTERFISRSRWGNGDIEIIGVRLLDDRGQERHVFQDGEDLLVEINFQVHRHTPDVVFGVALFDGKGTCCYGTNTQLDEISLPPLSYVGRIGVAFEKVHLVEGSYLLDVAVHARDGHAYDYQSGCSSFAVRSAKKDTGIYRIPHRWIID, via the coding sequence TATCCAGACCCAGGGAGACCCCCGGCAGGTGATAGACGCTTATAGGCAAGAGGTGGCCCGTAGAGACGATGCCCGATTTAAAGAAGAGGAAACGGCGGCTTGTAATGGAACAGAGCGGTTTATTTCCAGAAGTCGCTGGGGCAACGGGGACATAGAAATCATCGGGGTTCGGCTGCTGGATGATCGGGGTCAGGAAAGGCACGTTTTTCAAGACGGAGAGGACCTTTTGGTCGAAATCAACTTTCAGGTCCATCGTCATACCCCGGATGTGGTTTTCGGGGTGGCCCTATTCGATGGGAAGGGGACCTGTTGTTACGGGACCAATACCCAGTTGGATGAAATATCCCTGCCGCCCCTTTCGTATGTCGGTCGGATAGGGGTGGCCTTTGAAAAGGTTCACCTGGTTGAAGGGTCTTACCTCCTGGATGTGGCTGTTCATGCCCGGGACGGGCATGCCTACGATTACCAGAGCGGGTGTTCTTCCTTTGCCGTCCGTTCGGCCAAAAAAGATACCGGGATCTATCGGATCCCCCACCGTTGGATTATAGATTAG